A window of the Pseudomonadota bacterium genome harbors these coding sequences:
- a CDS encoding type II secretion system F family protein, translating to MNDTVLMIIVVGTLLLFCVMAGGGIFMVRASQANYRRRLAMVTGAAQRERRQRGGGKDTSVARRRQIQGKIKELEEQRKQTVRKRALADLLVQAGSNLTVKQFYLISAVFALVVTGLYLALGYTYWGALPVALFAFLGLPRFYMKRKAKKRQKLFTKHFANAVDVIVRGVRSGLPVNECLNIIARETPEPVCSEFEQLVEGIKVGRPLDEVMDRGLRRIPTMEYRFFAIVLAIQQQTGSNLAETLSGLSSVLRERKKMADTVRSITAEARTTAMIIGALPFCMAGIMTLTSYEYIALLWREEMGTYMIAGGCVLIAMGTLIMWRMISFEV from the coding sequence ATGAACGATACCGTCCTGATGATCATTGTGGTCGGCACGTTGCTGCTATTCTGCGTCATGGCTGGCGGCGGCATCTTCATGGTCCGCGCAAGCCAGGCCAACTATCGCCGGCGGCTCGCCATGGTAACGGGCGCCGCCCAGCGCGAGCGCCGACAGCGCGGTGGCGGCAAGGATACGTCCGTGGCGCGCCGCCGCCAGATTCAAGGCAAAATCAAGGAGCTGGAGGAACAGCGCAAACAGACGGTCCGCAAGCGGGCCTTGGCCGATCTGCTGGTACAAGCCGGCTCAAACCTCACGGTCAAGCAGTTCTATCTGATCAGTGCGGTGTTTGCCCTTGTCGTCACCGGCCTTTATCTCGCACTGGGTTACACATACTGGGGCGCGCTCCCGGTGGCGCTGTTCGCTTTTCTCGGACTGCCGCGCTTTTACATGAAGCGCAAAGCCAAGAAACGCCAAAAGCTCTTTACCAAACACTTCGCCAACGCCGTCGATGTCATTGTTCGCGGCGTGCGTTCGGGCCTGCCCGTCAACGAGTGTCTCAACATCATCGCACGTGAAACGCCGGAGCCGGTGTGTAGCGAGTTCGAGCAGTTGGTTGAAGGCATCAAGGTCGGCCGACCATTGGATGAGGTCATGGATCGCGGTCTCAGACGCATTCCGACCATGGAGTATCGCTTCTTCGCCATCGTGCTTGCGATTCAGCAACAGACCGGCAGCAACCTGGCCGAAACGCTCTCTGGCCTTTCCAGTGTGCTACGAGAGCGCAAGAAGATGGCCGATACCGTTCGCTCGATCACGGCGGAGGCCCGGACCACGGCGATGATCATCGGCGCCCTGCCGTTCTGTATGGCGGGCATCATGACGTTGACCAGCTACGAGTACATCGCCCTGCTTTGGCGAGAAGAGATGGGAACGTACATGATAGCCGGCGGCTGTGTGCTGATCGCGATGGGTACCCTTATCATGTGGAGGATGATCTCGTTTGAGGTCTGA
- a CDS encoding CpaF family protein — translation MTPAADVVPEVVEQPAQPAAKAPPKPKSEPKPQSDNETDWQGSAPTNMAPTMTPEEEARHNDTKVSVFNTLIESVDLTELAKMPAATVREEIGDVVSEIVSMKALVLSAAEQQHLIEDICNDILGLGPLEPLIARDDIADIMVNGPNNIYIEVDGKIELTPIRFRDNAQLMNICQRIVSAVGRRVDEASPICDARLLDGSRVNVIAPPLSIDGAALTIRKFKRDRLTLDNLVDFDSISSAGADIIKLIGHCRINTLVSGGTGSGKTTLLNCLTRYIAGDERIITCEDAAELQLQQPHVVRLETRPPNLEGIGEVTMTDLVKNCLRMRPERIIVGEVRGKEAFDLLQAMNTGHDGSMGTIHANNPRECLSRIENMIAMSGYNLPAKTVREQIAGSVNVIIQATRLRDGSRKITHITEVIGMEGDVITLQDIIVFDFEGETTDGKIVGRHKYTGLRPNFYDRVRYFGKEQELVEALQELAVE, via the coding sequence ATGACGCCGGCGGCCGACGTGGTGCCGGAGGTCGTTGAACAGCCGGCGCAACCGGCCGCGAAAGCGCCGCCCAAGCCTAAGTCGGAACCCAAACCCCAATCGGACAACGAGACCGATTGGCAGGGCAGCGCGCCTACCAACATGGCGCCGACTATGACGCCCGAGGAGGAGGCGCGCCACAACGATACCAAGGTCAGTGTCTTTAACACGCTCATTGAGTCCGTCGACCTGACCGAACTGGCCAAGATGCCGGCCGCGACCGTGCGCGAAGAAATCGGCGACGTGGTCAGCGAAATCGTCAGCATGAAGGCCCTGGTGCTGAGTGCCGCCGAGCAGCAGCATCTGATCGAGGATATCTGTAACGATATTCTTGGCCTGGGACCGTTGGAGCCGCTGATCGCGCGCGACGACATCGCCGACATCATGGTGAACGGCCCCAACAACATCTATATCGAGGTTGACGGCAAGATTGAGCTGACACCGATACGCTTCCGCGACAACGCGCAGCTCATGAACATCTGCCAACGCATTGTGAGCGCGGTCGGCCGACGGGTCGACGAAGCAAGCCCGATCTGCGACGCGCGCCTGCTGGACGGCAGCCGTGTCAACGTCATAGCGCCACCCTTGTCTATCGATGGTGCTGCGCTCACCATTCGTAAGTTCAAACGCGACCGCTTGACCTTGGACAATCTGGTCGATTTCGATTCCATTTCGTCGGCCGGCGCAGACATAATCAAGCTGATCGGCCACTGCCGCATCAACACATTGGTGTCCGGCGGCACGGGTTCGGGCAAGACGACCTTGCTGAACTGCCTGACGCGCTACATTGCCGGCGACGAACGCATCATCACCTGCGAGGACGCCGCTGAGCTGCAATTGCAGCAGCCCCATGTCGTTCGGCTGGAAACCCGCCCACCGAACCTGGAAGGCATCGGCGAAGTGACGATGACCGACCTGGTCAAGAACTGCCTGCGTATGCGGCCTGAACGTATCATCGTCGGCGAGGTGCGCGGCAAGGAGGCCTTCGACCTGTTGCAGGCCATGAACACCGGCCATGACGGATCGATGGGCACGATCCACGCGAACAATCCGCGCGAATGCCTTAGCCGTATTGAGAACATGATCGCGATGAGCGGCTATAACTTGCCGGCCAAGACCGTGCGCGAGCAGATTGCCGGCTCGGTCAACGTGATTATTCAGGCAACGCGCCTGCGCGACGGTTCGCGCAAGATCACCCACATCACCGAAGTGATCGGCATGGAAGGTGACGTCATCACCTTGCAGGACATCATCGTCTTTGACTTTGAAGGCGAGACAACCGACGGAAAGATCGTAGGCCGTCACAAGTACACAGGCCTGCGGCCAAACTTCTACGACCGCGTGCGGTACTTCGGTAAGGAGCAGGAATTGGTCGAAGCACTTCAGGAGTTGGCAGTCGAATGA
- a CDS encoding type II secretion system F family protein — MLSTQNIIIALSTFGAFIAIIAIAMPFMERDSFGSRLKAVSRRREELQSAQRQKFAKSQQASLRHRQRHAGWMSEVLKRLNLIEKARSPELRMKLMQAGFRGQGPIVVYLFMRIALPIVFASVAALLMFSSKNLELDTLVKLLICGMAATFGYFIPGILVINTAKKRQQQIIKAFPDSLDLMVICVEAGISLEAALTRISQEISEISPILAEEYALTTAELAYLGDRRRALENLAARTGAEPVRALTVSLLQSEKYGTPLGVALRVLSRENRDDRMARAEQKAGSLPAALTVPMILFFLPVLFIVLIGPAIIQVVGTFGEK, encoded by the coding sequence ATGCTATCGACCCAGAACATCATCATCGCGCTTTCGACGTTTGGCGCTTTCATTGCGATTATCGCGATCGCGATGCCGTTTATGGAGCGCGACAGCTTCGGCAGCCGCCTTAAGGCCGTCTCGCGGCGGCGCGAAGAACTGCAGTCCGCGCAGCGTCAGAAGTTCGCAAAGTCACAACAGGCCAGCCTGCGGCATCGGCAGCGTCATGCCGGGTGGATGAGCGAGGTTCTGAAACGACTGAACCTGATTGAAAAGGCGCGGTCGCCTGAACTCCGCATGAAACTGATGCAGGCCGGCTTCCGCGGTCAGGGGCCGATCGTCGTCTATCTGTTCATGCGCATCGCGCTGCCGATCGTATTTGCATCGGTCGCGGCGTTGCTGATGTTCTCGTCCAAGAACCTTGAGCTGGACACGCTCGTCAAACTCCTGATCTGCGGCATGGCGGCGACGTTCGGGTACTTCATTCCCGGCATCCTGGTGATCAACACCGCCAAAAAGCGTCAACAACAGATCATCAAGGCGTTTCCCGACTCGCTGGACCTCATGGTCATCTGTGTTGAGGCCGGTATCTCGCTGGAAGCGGCGTTGACCCGAATTTCTCAGGAAATCAGCGAGATTTCGCCCATCCTCGCAGAAGAGTACGCGCTGACCACCGCGGAACTCGCTTACCTCGGCGACCGCCGCCGCGCGCTCGAGAATCTGGCGGCGCGCACCGGCGCCGAGCCCGTCCGGGCCCTAACGGTCTCGCTGTTGCAGTCAGAGAAGTACGGCACGCCGTTGGGCGTCGCGCTTCGCGTGCTTAGCCGTGAGAACCGTGACGATCGCATGGCTCGTGCTGAACAGAAGGCCGGCTCGCTGCCGGCGGCGTTGACGGTCCCGATGATCCTCTTCTTCCTGCCGGTGCTGTTCATCGTCCTGATCGGCCCCGCCATCATTCAGGTGGTCGGCACGTTCGGTGAGAAGTAA